A region from the Oncorhynchus masou masou isolate Uvic2021 unplaced genomic scaffold, UVic_Omas_1.1 unplaced_scaffold_1018, whole genome shotgun sequence genome encodes:
- the LOC135538917 gene encoding alpha-(1,3)-fucosyltransferase 4-like: MAITQWLTQWVTGGRSTSPRAAKRPGLRRNKTRRVTVLRTSCFAALGGALFFLLGVCLLNLPDPRQQPFPLTEGEPRDVTLLLWTHPFGHYRRLPDCEARFGIRGCVLTDDRRMYPGADAIIMHHREITTNATALPSDPRPRGQKWIWMNFESPSHTRGLWRFEGVFNLTMTYRADSDIFLPYGYLVPRLRPHANAPPHTRPRRPHLLAWVISNWSESQARVAYYRRLVNYVDVDVFGRAGVPLPEDSTVVRTVRRYLFYLALENSQHPDYITEKLWNSLLAGAVPVVLGPPRENYERFLPPEAFIHVDDFPSPRLLAQYLLLLRRSPALLQRHLAWRRSYSVHLTAFWAEHYCTACRAVRNHRLRTNTITNLQRWFES; encoded by the coding sequence ATGGCGATAACTCAGTGGCTCACCCAGTGGGTAACAGGGGGTCGTTCTACCTCTCCCAGAGCTGCTAAGCGCCCCGGACTGCGCCGAAACAAAACACGTAGAGTGACTGTTCTGAGAACGTCATGTTTCGCTGCTCTCGGCGGTGCGCTCTTTTTCCTCCTTGGAGTGTGTTTGCTCAATCTCCCGGACCCGCGTCAGCAACCCTTCCCCCTGACTGAAGGTGAACCCAGAGATGTCACCCTTCTGTTGTGGACACACCCCTTTGGCCATTACCGTAGACTGCCGGACTGTGAGGCGCGCTTTGGAATCCGTGGCTGTGTACTGACCGACGACCGGCGCATGTACCCCGGGGCTGACGCCATCATCATGCACCACCGTGAGATAACGACCAACGCCACGGCGCTCCCGTCTGACCCACGACCCCGTGGCCAGAAGTGGATCTGGATGAATTTTGAGTCCCCGTCTCACACTCGTGGCCTGTGGCGGTTCGAGGGCGTGTTCAATCTCACCATGACCTACCGTGCAGATTCAGACATATTCCTTCCTTACGGCTACCTGGTGCCCCGCCTTCGCCCTCACGCCaacgcccccccacacacacgacCCAGACGGCCCCACCTACTGGCCTGGGTCATCAGTAACTGGTCGGAGTCGCAGGCCCGCGTGGCGTATTACCGTCGGCTGGTTAACTACGTTGACGTGGATGTGTTCGGGCGCGCAGGCGTGCCACTGCCAGAGGACAGcactgtggtgcgcacggtgagGCGTTACCTGTTTTATCTGGCGTTGGAGAACTCCCAGCACCCCGACTACATCACCGAGAAGCTGTGGAACTCTTTACTGGCCGGGGCCGTTCCTGTAGTTCTCGGGCCGCCGCGGGAAAACTACGAACGCTTCCTCCCCCCTGAAGCCTTTATCCATGTGGACGACTTCCCCTCTCCCCGCCTGCTCGCCCAATACCTGTTGCTGCTACGCCGGAGCCCTGCCCTCCTGCAGAGACACCTGGCCTGGAGGAGGAGCTACAGCGTACACCTGACTGCCTTTTGGGCGGAGCATTACTGCACAGCGTGTCGAGCCGTGCGGAACCACAGACTCCGGACGAACACCATCACCAACCTTCAGCGCTGGTTTGAGTCCTGA